In Drosophila simulans strain w501 chromosome 3R, Prin_Dsim_3.1, whole genome shotgun sequence, a single window of DNA contains:
- the LOC6729360 gene encoding uncharacterized protein LOC6729360 isoform X3, with protein sequence MKFLVTIATLCLLVAFAAGQQYFLGQFPSRTRFGFDPVALAGPSSATQVRDPRQNRGPVVFPPSPPDAVDESSGVVVGASGYGFVPPQQRKLSG encoded by the exons TTAGTCACCATTGCCACCCTCTGCCTCCTTGTGGCCTTCGCCGCGGGCCAGCAATACTTTCTGGGCCAGTTCCCCAGCAGGACTCGCTTTGGATTCGATCCCGTGGCGCTAGCGGGACCCTCATCGGCCACACAGGTTCGGGATCCTCGACAGAACAGGG GACCCGTGGTCTTCCCCCCATCCCCTCCAGACGCAGTGGACGAGTCGAGCGGCGTGGTCGTGGGCGCCTCCGGATACGGCTTTGTGCCGCCCCAGCAAA GAAAACTCTCTGGTTAA